From one Bacteroides intestinalis DSM 17393 genomic stretch:
- a CDS encoding type IA DNA topoisomerase, which produces MKVIIAEKPSVAQAIASVVGAHQRKEGYLMGGGYAVAWAFGHLVGLAMPESYGLSGFRREHLPILPQEFRLVPRQVREGKAYKDDPGVVRQLGVIRDLFDRCESIIVATDAGREGELIFRYVYNYLGCTKPFARLWISSLTDKAIREGLQNLREGSLYDNLYLSAKARSEADWLVGINSSQALSLAAGQGVFSLGRVQTPTLAMICSRYRENRQFEPRTYFRIKVSAAKDGIDFSALSQNRFDDLDSATARLREIKDGCMLAVTSVERREAVQEPPLLYDLTALQKEANSKLDLSADKTLTLAQSLYEKKVLSYPRTGSRYISEDVFDEIPSRIMLLRQYPRFTATASVLPDAPLNRRPVDDAKVTDHHALLITENLPEGLSQDEQAIYEMVAARLLEAFLPCCVKEMTEVALSAGGEIFTLKGAVIKSAGWRAVRGEPEEEAEETTLPGLQTGETLPLLASETVEKQTKPQPLHTESSLLSAMEHCGKEISDEQLRAGIREIGIGTPATRAAVIETLFARDYIRRDKKNLVPTEKGLAVYDTVKDKKIADVEMTAAWENTLAKIETGEADALSFRRNIEVYTAQIVTELLAATLNVAPSGEQCTCPKCRKSRILFFDKVAKCADVDCSFTLFRNKGGKILTDGQIIELATKGRTPLVKGFKSREGKSFDAALVLNPDFTIGYSFPDRKPQEKKSGRKK; this is translated from the coding sequence ATGAAAGTTATCATTGCAGAAAAGCCCAGCGTGGCGCAGGCCATAGCGTCCGTAGTGGGCGCACACCAACGGAAAGAGGGGTATCTAATGGGGGGCGGATATGCCGTGGCATGGGCATTCGGGCATCTGGTCGGTCTTGCCATGCCCGAAAGTTACGGTCTCTCCGGTTTCCGTCGGGAACACCTGCCCATATTGCCACAAGAGTTCAGGCTTGTTCCCCGCCAGGTGCGAGAGGGTAAGGCTTACAAGGACGATCCCGGAGTCGTCAGGCAATTGGGAGTGATCCGGGACCTGTTCGACAGGTGCGAGTCCATCATCGTCGCCACCGACGCAGGTCGTGAGGGCGAGTTGATTTTCCGTTACGTGTACAACTATCTCGGTTGTACCAAGCCCTTTGCCCGTCTGTGGATCTCCTCGCTCACCGACAAGGCCATCCGTGAGGGGTTGCAAAACCTTAGGGAGGGAAGTCTTTACGACAACCTTTACCTCTCCGCCAAAGCCCGCAGCGAGGCGGACTGGCTCGTGGGCATCAACAGTTCTCAGGCACTCAGCCTTGCCGCCGGACAGGGCGTGTTCTCCCTGGGACGGGTGCAGACCCCCACATTGGCGATGATCTGCTCACGCTACCGGGAGAACAGGCAGTTCGAGCCACGGACATATTTCCGGATAAAGGTTTCGGCGGCCAAGGACGGCATCGACTTCTCTGCACTGTCACAGAACCGCTTCGATGACCTTGATTCGGCCACTGCCAGGCTTCGTGAGATTAAGGACGGCTGTATGCTTGCCGTCACTTCCGTAGAACGCAGGGAGGCCGTTCAAGAGCCGCCGTTGCTCTATGACCTGACCGCCTTGCAGAAAGAGGCCAACAGCAAACTGGACCTCTCCGCAGACAAGACGCTCACGCTTGCGCAAAGCCTGTACGAGAAGAAAGTGCTAAGCTATCCACGTACCGGCAGCCGTTATATATCCGAGGATGTTTTCGACGAGATCCCCTCGCGCATAATGCTCCTGCGGCAATATCCACGCTTCACCGCCACCGCATCCGTCTTGCCGGACGCACCGCTCAACCGCCGTCCGGTAGATGATGCCAAAGTCACCGACCACCATGCGCTTCTCATCACCGAGAACCTGCCCGAAGGTCTGTCGCAGGACGAGCAGGCTATCTACGAAATGGTTGCCGCACGCCTGCTCGAAGCCTTCTTGCCATGTTGCGTCAAGGAAATGACCGAAGTTGCCTTGTCCGCAGGCGGTGAGATATTCACTCTCAAGGGTGCGGTCATCAAGTCCGCCGGTTGGCGTGCCGTGCGTGGCGAGCCGGAAGAGGAGGCGGAGGAAACCACGTTGCCAGGACTGCAAACGGGTGAAACCCTGCCACTGCTCGCCTCCGAAACAGTGGAGAAACAGACCAAGCCCCAACCACTGCATACCGAGAGTTCACTGCTCTCCGCCATGGAGCATTGCGGCAAAGAGATCAGCGACGAACAACTGCGTGCCGGAATCCGTGAGATCGGTATCGGCACTCCGGCCACTCGTGCAGCTGTCATCGAAACATTGTTTGCCCGTGACTATATACGCCGGGACAAGAAGAACCTTGTGCCTACCGAAAAAGGACTGGCGGTTTACGATACGGTAAAGGACAAAAAGATTGCCGACGTCGAAATGACAGCGGCGTGGGAGAACACCCTCGCCAAAATAGAAACCGGAGAGGCCGATGCCCTCTCTTTCCGCCGGAACATAGAGGTCTATACCGCACAGATCGTTACCGAACTGCTGGCCGCCACCCTCAATGTCGCTCCTTCGGGGGAGCAATGCACCTGTCCCAAGTGCAGGAAGAGCCGCATCCTGTTCTTCGACAAGGTTGCCAAATGCGCCGATGTCGATTGCAGCTTCACCCTGTTCCGTAACAAGGGAGGTAAGATACTGACCGACGGACAGATCATCGAGCTGGCGACCAAAGGCCGCACTCCTCTTGTCAAAGGCTTCAAGAGCCGTGAGGGCAAGAGCTTCGATGCCGCATTGGTGCTTAATCCTGACTTTACCATAGGTTACTCCTTCCCGGACAGGAAACCGCAGGAAAAGAAAAGCGGCAGGAAGAAATAA
- a CDS encoding DUF1896 domain-containing protein, which translates to MNQNKSNVPVSVAEEPDELSYYRLTLLSFLRESHPDLADDESFVATRSEQAAEAFSAAVRSGLTYDDAAQQANALLFQGLHFSPLDTLVTVLWNEFAAEVPEGSARSVALQLLPECRKVFAGYTLSDDFMFSPEFGQLYDELTGTVVIWLEENGL; encoded by the coding sequence ATGAATCAGAATAAATCCAATGTGCCGGTATCCGTAGCGGAAGAACCGGATGAATTATCTTACTACCGTCTTACCCTGTTGTCCTTCCTGCGTGAGTCGCATCCGGATTTGGCGGATGACGAGTCTTTTGTCGCCACCCGCAGCGAGCAGGCCGCCGAAGCCTTCAGCGCAGCCGTCCGTTCCGGCCTGACCTACGACGATGCGGCACAACAGGCGAACGCCCTGCTTTTTCAGGGGTTGCATTTCTCTCCTCTGGACACGCTGGTTACCGTCCTCTGGAACGAGTTCGCCGCCGAAGTCCCCGAAGGCAGCGCACGCAGCGTGGCCTTGCAGCTGCTTCCCGAATGCCGGAAGGTCTTCGCCGGCTATACGCTCTCGGATGATTTCATGTTCAGCCCGGAGTTCGGGCAGCTCTATGACGAGCTGACAGGTACGGTTGTAATCTGGTTGGAAGAGAATGGCTTATAA
- a CDS encoding N-6 DNA methylase gives MAYNKKAHLRDNIEAIRLMFRLEKEQRTATPEEAGILAAYSGFGGIKAVLSPFGKLTDILRWTQADRELFPLITELHNVLRDGAADEREYRRLVESVKASTFTAFYTPPAIVNAIASSLGEHGVSPGRFLDPSSGTGNFVSAFRSQCHSASGNTPEIVAYEKDLLTGRILARLHPEAQVNIKGFEELPPHRNGYFDVVSSNIPFGDIRVFDPSFDNGTARRFALNSLHNYFFAKGLDAVREGGVLAFITSQGVMNSAMAYPVRQYLMNRSRLLSAVRLPNNLFTDYAGTEVGSDLIILQKDTLSQREYTSLERSFVEVGTQTDGTTQNEYFEHTAAIVHTRGHVGTDPYGKPARIYLHDGGMEAIAADMKYFLDRNLSEQLDLDLYLRHSPVQEFRNLVSRPAETMQQRIAQVREINRSGNMNGHSTSTDRQTIQVERRTSTPEQPSTDARPTAAKTTPEPVMSLYDLFGFTQEERSQVRKRKTRSTKKDSGQLSLFDMPPLEQHPAPAEPTPQEKERQERERQEQERRRQEEEAARQERMKPRPYPAGLQGHHRNGSLVDDDGQIGYLSAIGGAAPVFNPLDLPERQRRRASLYIEIRDTYHHLYENEAAAHAANPALRTMLNTLYDDFIRQFGNLNDRKNIDLFRMDAGNREILSLERYIDGRAVKADIFDHPVSYNINEITHTDDVHEALTASLNKYGNVDMAYMESLTDKSQSDLLEELRGRIFYNPLSKNYEIADRFISGNVMAKAEHIEEYLQSHPDNGEARISLEALRQSLPAPIPFEDLDFNFGERWIPAGVYSRYASWLFDTDVSVRYTASSDEYSIRADMTSPRIMNQYSVRSESRIFNGIALMRHAIHNTTPNITKTVLDKTGKEMKIRDPEVTLLANSKIDEIRNGFSDWLMEQSPEFKRKMADMYNRKFNCFVRPKYDGSHQSFPGLDLKGLGIPDLYPSQKDCIWMLKQNGGGIADHEVGGGKTLIMCCAAYEMKRLGLANKPLITGLKANIHEIAQTFATAYPNAKVLYPGKEDFTPERRVEIFHRMKNNDWDAIILSHEQFGMIPQSPEIQRDILQQELDSVEENLEVLYQQGAEVSNAQIKGMEKRKMNLEVRLKELLHEIETRKDDVADFKRMGIDHLFVDESHRFKNLMFTTRHDRVAGLGNSEGSQRALNMLFALRTIQQRTGKDLGATFLSGTTISNSLTELYLLFKYLRPRELERQGINSFDAWAAVFARKSVDYEFSVTNEVVQKERFRYFIKVPELASFYSEITDFRTAADIGIDRPEKNEILHNIPPTPDQREFIQKLIEFAKTGNATVLGRPPLNEREEKAKMLIATDYARKMSLDMRLIDPLSYGDDKDNKATHCADMIAKYYNKYAGHKGTQFVFSDLGTYKPDQWNPYSEIKRKLVEDHGIPEDQIRFIQEAKTEKKRKAMIEAMNEGKIRVLFGSTEMLGTGVNAQKRCVAIHHLDAPWRPSDLQQRDGRGIRKGNEVAKLYADNKVDVIIYAVEKSLDSYKFNLLYNKQLFITQLKQNNMGCRTIDEGGMDEKGGIPFSEYVAVLSGNTDLLDKARLEKRIAGMEGERKAFQRGKGESRIKLETFLANRASNDDIIARVRKDKAAIESRMQYDKEGNRLNPLKIDGVAGDDPKVIAAKLHEIEDRERTHGQPKVIGSLYGFDIVVKTDTTVKDGLDFCENRFFVRGEGNFLYNYNNGRLAVDPKTACQNFINAFDSIPRLIEKYTRDNEAIEKELPVLEQVVGEVWKKEDELKQLKADLAALDRKILLSLKSVDAQEKSTDGVIEVVPSQPVTPDGQDNAPAAGIPVADAPPGSSSPGSVPTQDTPPAEPYVHRMPDFLADRQRTPPKLSGMPKSISIKEAMGAPGGKLVIGGVPKSGNKDDPDPDRPEKPKPKLKL, from the coding sequence ATGGCTTATAATAAAAAGGCGCATCTCAGGGACAATATAGAGGCAATCCGGCTGATGTTCCGTTTGGAGAAGGAACAGCGCACCGCCACACCGGAGGAAGCGGGCATACTCGCCGCCTACTCCGGGTTCGGAGGTATCAAGGCGGTTCTTTCCCCTTTCGGGAAACTCACCGACATACTCCGCTGGACACAGGCCGACCGTGAACTGTTCCCCCTGATTACGGAACTTCACAACGTCCTGCGTGACGGAGCAGCTGACGAGCGTGAGTACAGGAGGCTGGTGGAAAGCGTGAAGGCATCCACCTTTACCGCTTTCTACACGCCGCCGGCGATTGTCAATGCCATTGCCTCTTCTTTGGGCGAACACGGAGTGTCGCCCGGCCGTTTTCTCGATCCTTCATCGGGAACCGGCAATTTTGTCTCGGCCTTCCGATCGCAATGCCACTCCGCATCCGGCAACACTCCCGAAATTGTTGCCTATGAAAAGGATTTGCTTACCGGCCGCATCCTTGCCCGGCTCCATCCCGAAGCGCAGGTCAATATCAAGGGCTTCGAGGAGTTGCCCCCGCACCGTAACGGCTATTTCGACGTGGTGAGCAGCAACATCCCCTTCGGTGACATACGTGTTTTCGATCCCTCCTTCGACAACGGCACGGCCAGGCGTTTTGCGCTGAACAGCCTGCACAACTATTTCTTCGCCAAAGGGCTGGATGCCGTCCGTGAGGGAGGAGTCCTCGCCTTCATCACCTCACAGGGGGTGATGAACTCCGCTATGGCCTATCCAGTAAGGCAATACCTGATGAACCGATCCCGGCTGTTATCGGCTGTCCGCCTGCCCAACAACCTCTTTACCGACTATGCCGGTACGGAGGTGGGCAGCGACCTGATCATCTTGCAGAAGGACACGCTTTCCCAAAGGGAATATACGTCACTCGAACGGTCTTTCGTGGAAGTCGGCACGCAGACCGACGGGACGACGCAGAACGAGTATTTCGAGCATACCGCCGCCATCGTGCATACACGTGGCCATGTCGGTACCGATCCCTACGGCAAGCCGGCACGCATCTACCTGCATGACGGGGGTATGGAAGCCATCGCCGCCGACATGAAGTATTTCCTTGACCGCAACCTCTCGGAACAGCTCGATCTGGACTTGTATCTCCGCCATTCACCCGTGCAGGAGTTCCGCAATCTGGTGAGCCGTCCGGCGGAAACCATGCAGCAACGCATCGCACAGGTGCGGGAAATCAACCGGTCCGGTAACATGAACGGACATTCCACTTCTACGGATCGACAGACGATACAGGTGGAGCGTCGGACTTCCACGCCGGAGCAGCCCTCAACGGATGCCCGGCCAACCGCCGCAAAGACCACGCCGGAGCCGGTCATGTCCCTGTACGACCTTTTCGGCTTCACACAAGAGGAGCGTTCACAGGTCAGGAAAAGGAAAACAAGGAGCACGAAGAAGGACTCCGGGCAGTTGTCCCTTTTCGATATGCCACCGTTGGAGCAACATCCCGCCCCGGCCGAACCGACTCCCCAAGAGAAAGAGCGGCAGGAGCGGGAACGGCAGGAACAGGAACGCCGCCGGCAGGAGGAAGAGGCCGCACGGCAGGAACGCATGAAGCCCCGTCCTTATCCGGCCGGCCTGCAGGGACACCACCGCAACGGCTCCCTTGTGGACGATGACGGGCAGATAGGCTACCTCTCCGCCATTGGCGGGGCTGCACCGGTATTCAACCCGTTGGATCTGCCCGAACGCCAGCGACGCCGTGCGTCGCTCTACATCGAGATACGTGACACCTACCATCACCTGTACGAGAACGAGGCGGCCGCCCATGCCGCAAATCCGGCGTTGCGCACCATGCTCAACACTCTTTACGATGACTTCATCCGTCAGTTCGGCAATCTGAACGACAGGAAGAACATCGACCTGTTCCGCATGGATGCGGGCAACCGTGAGATATTGTCGCTGGAACGTTACATCGACGGCCGGGCGGTCAAGGCCGACATCTTCGACCATCCCGTTTCGTACAACATCAACGAGATCACCCATACCGATGACGTGCACGAGGCGCTCACCGCCTCGCTCAACAAGTACGGCAACGTGGACATGGCGTACATGGAGTCCCTGACCGACAAATCGCAATCTGACTTGTTGGAGGAACTGCGTGGACGGATATTTTACAATCCCCTCTCGAAGAACTACGAGATTGCCGACCGTTTCATTTCCGGCAACGTCATGGCCAAGGCCGAACACATCGAGGAATATTTGCAGTCGCATCCCGACAACGGCGAGGCACGTATTTCCCTCGAAGCCCTGCGGCAGTCGCTTCCCGCGCCCATACCTTTCGAGGATCTGGATTTCAATTTCGGCGAGCGTTGGATACCGGCGGGAGTGTACAGCCGCTACGCCTCATGGCTGTTCGACACGGACGTGTCCGTCCGTTATACCGCCAGCAGTGACGAATACAGCATCAGGGCCGACATGACCTCCCCACGCATCATGAACCAATATTCGGTGCGTTCGGAAAGCCGCATCTTCAACGGCATCGCCCTTATGCGCCATGCCATCCACAACACCACGCCCAACATCACCAAGACCGTATTGGACAAGACGGGCAAGGAAATGAAGATACGTGATCCGGAGGTTACCCTGCTTGCCAACAGCAAGATTGACGAGATCCGTAACGGCTTCTCCGACTGGCTCATGGAACAGTCGCCGGAGTTCAAGCGGAAAATGGCGGACATGTACAACCGCAAGTTCAACTGCTTCGTCCGTCCCAAGTACGACGGATCGCACCAGAGCTTTCCCGGTCTTGACCTCAAGGGGCTGGGCATTCCCGACCTGTATCCCAGCCAGAAGGACTGCATCTGGATGCTCAAGCAGAACGGAGGGGGGATCGCCGATCACGAGGTGGGTGGCGGCAAGACGCTCATCATGTGCTGTGCCGCCTACGAGATGAAGCGTCTGGGACTGGCGAACAAGCCCCTTATCACCGGCCTGAAGGCGAACATCCACGAGATCGCACAGACCTTCGCCACCGCCTACCCGAACGCCAAAGTCCTCTATCCCGGCAAGGAGGACTTCACGCCGGAGCGCCGTGTCGAGATTTTCCACCGGATGAAGAACAACGACTGGGACGCCATCATCCTCTCGCACGAGCAGTTCGGCATGATACCGCAGTCCCCCGAAATCCAGCGTGACATCCTGCAACAGGAACTGGACAGTGTGGAAGAGAACCTCGAAGTCCTCTACCAGCAGGGTGCGGAAGTGAGCAACGCACAGATCAAGGGCATGGAGAAACGCAAGATGAACCTTGAGGTCAGGCTGAAAGAGCTGCTCCACGAGATCGAAACCCGCAAGGACGATGTGGCGGACTTCAAGCGCATGGGCATCGACCACCTCTTTGTCGATGAGAGCCACCGGTTCAAGAACCTGATGTTCACCACCCGGCACGACCGTGTGGCAGGTCTGGGCAACAGCGAGGGCAGCCAGCGTGCGCTCAACATGCTCTTCGCCCTGCGCACCATCCAGCAGCGCACCGGCAAGGATCTGGGAGCCACCTTCCTGTCGGGAACCACCATTTCCAACTCGCTGACCGAGCTGTACCTGCTCTTCAAGTACCTGCGCCCCCGGGAATTGGAGCGTCAGGGGATCAACTCCTTTGACGCATGGGCGGCGGTGTTTGCCCGGAAGTCCGTCGATTACGAGTTCTCCGTCACCAACGAGGTGGTGCAGAAAGAGCGTTTCCGCTACTTCATCAAGGTTCCGGAACTCGCTTCGTTCTATTCCGAGATCACCGACTTCCGTACCGCAGCCGACATCGGCATCGACCGTCCGGAGAAGAACGAGATACTGCACAACATACCCCCGACGCCCGACCAGAGGGAGTTCATACAGAAGCTCATCGAGTTCGCCAAGACCGGCAATGCCACCGTACTGGGCCGCCCGCCACTGAACGAGAGGGAAGAGAAGGCGAAGATGCTCATCGCCACCGACTACGCCCGGAAGATGTCGCTCGACATGCGGCTCATCGATCCGCTCTCCTACGGCGACGACAAGGACAACAAGGCCACCCATTGCGCCGATATGATTGCGAAGTATTACAATAAATACGCCGGGCATAAAGGCACTCAGTTCGTTTTCTCGGACTTGGGAACCTACAAGCCCGACCAGTGGAATCCGTACAGCGAGATCAAGCGCAAGCTGGTGGAGGATCACGGCATCCCCGAAGACCAGATACGTTTCATTCAGGAAGCCAAGACCGAGAAGAAGCGCAAGGCGATGATCGAGGCGATGAACGAGGGAAAGATACGTGTTCTCTTCGGCTCTACTGAAATGCTGGGCACGGGAGTCAACGCCCAGAAGCGGTGTGTAGCCATCCATCATCTCGACGCACCGTGGCGGCCTTCGGACTTGCAGCAGCGGGACGGCCGGGGCATCCGAAAGGGCAACGAGGTGGCCAAACTCTATGCGGACAACAAGGTGGACGTGATAATCTACGCCGTGGAGAAGTCGCTTGACAGCTACAAGTTCAACCTGCTTTACAACAAGCAGCTTTTCATCACCCAGCTCAAGCAGAACAACATGGGTTGCCGTACCATCGACGAGGGAGGCATGGACGAGAAGGGAGGCATACCTTTCTCAGAGTACGTAGCGGTGCTTTCCGGAAATACCGACCTGCTCGACAAGGCACGGTTGGAGAAGCGGATTGCCGGCATGGAAGGGGAGCGCAAGGCCTTCCAGCGTGGCAAGGGGGAATCACGCATCAAACTGGAAACTTTCCTGGCGAACCGGGCAAGCAACGATGACATCATCGCCCGTGTCAGGAAGGACAAGGCCGCCATCGAGAGCCGTATGCAGTACGACAAGGAGGGCAACAGGCTCAACCCCTTGAAGATTGACGGCGTGGCAGGCGATGATCCGAAAGTGATTGCCGCCAAGCTCCACGAGATAGAGGACAGGGAACGCACGCACGGCCAGCCGAAAGTCATCGGCTCGCTCTATGGCTTCGACATCGTTGTCAAGACCGACACCACCGTCAAGGACGGTCTGGACTTCTGCGAGAACCGTTTCTTCGTGCGAGGTGAAGGCAACTTCCTCTACAACTATAACAACGGCCGCTTGGCGGTCGATCCGAAAACCGCCTGCCAGAACTTCATCAACGCCTTCGACAGCATCCCCCGCCTGATAGAGAAATACACGAGGGACAACGAAGCCATTGAGAAGGAACTCCCCGTCCTGGAACAGGTCGTCGGGGAAGTCTGGAAAAAGGAGGACGAGCTGAAGCAGCTCAAGGCCGACCTTGCCGCTCTCGACCGCAAGATCCTGCTCTCCCTCAAATCAGTGGATGCGCAGGAAAAAAGCACCGACGGAGTAATCGAAGTCGTGCCCTCCCAACCGGTAACGCCCGACGGACAGGATAACGCCCCCGCCGCCGGCATACCCGTCGCCGATGCTCCGCCCGGCAGTTCCTCACCGGGCAGTGTCCCCACACAGGACACGCCCCCTGCCGAGCCTTATGTCCACCGGATGCCCGACTTCCTCGCCGACAGGCAGCGCACTCCGCCCAAACTAAGCGGAATGCCCAAAAGCATCAGCATCAAAGAGGCAATGGGAGCGCCCGGCGGCAAGCT